One window of Hujiaoplasma nucleasis genomic DNA carries:
- a CDS encoding PhzF family phenazine biosynthesis protein: protein MNQLYRLSAFPKTIYGGNKAGVYIYADDLSDDQMQKIAKILGYSETAFVCHSDKADFKVRFFTPTSEVDLCGHATIATFNLLRDLNIVENRYYTQETKAGILMLDIDSDLVFMQQNPPVFSDFIPNQVFDKCFRKIKFHHKYKAQIISTGLREIFLPVSDLDTLNHLEPCYEEIIEVCDKYNVIGIHVFCLDGEVDAYGRNFAPIVGIEEESATGTSNGALACYLFKHHKQKSKYTLRQGYSMNQPSEIIAKIDRTHSQIKNVWVGGKATLIKERTLK, encoded by the coding sequence TTGAATCAATTGTATAGGCTTAGCGCATTTCCCAAAACAATATATGGTGGTAATAAAGCTGGGGTATACATATACGCTGATGATTTAAGTGATGATCAAATGCAAAAAATCGCTAAAATATTAGGCTATAGTGAAACAGCATTTGTCTGCCATAGTGATAAGGCTGATTTTAAAGTAAGATTCTTTACTCCCACTTCTGAAGTTGATTTATGTGGCCATGCGACTATAGCTACTTTTAATTTATTAAGGGACTTAAACATCGTCGAAAATAGATATTATACTCAAGAAACAAAAGCAGGTATTTTAATGCTAGATATAGATAGTGATCTCGTTTTTATGCAACAAAATCCACCTGTATTTAGCGACTTTATTCCTAATCAAGTATTTGATAAATGTTTTAGAAAGATTAAATTCCATCATAAGTATAAGGCACAGATAATATCAACTGGTTTAAGAGAAATATTCTTACCTGTGTCAGACCTAGATACTTTAAATCATTTAGAACCTTGTTATGAGGAAATCATTGAAGTTTGTGATAAATATAATGTCATTGGAATCCATGTGTTTTGCTTAGATGGTGAAGTCGATGCATATGGAAGAAACTTCGCTCCTATTGTTGGTATTGAAGAGGAGTCAGCTACTGGCACTTCCAATGGTGCTTTAGCCTGCTATCTATTTAAACATCACAAGCAGAAAAGCAAATATACTTTAAGACAAGGTTACTCAATGAATCAACCCTCCGAAATTATCGCTAAAATTGATAGAACTCATTCACAAATCAAAAATGTTTGGGTTGGTGGAAAAGCCACCCTTATAAAAGAAAGAACGCTTAAATAA
- a CDS encoding GlsB/YeaQ/YmgE family stress response membrane protein yields the protein MGLILWILFGLIVGWIANTIMDVHGKGFFKNLIIGLIGSAIGGWIGDLIDFGPIGTFTLSGFIFAVIGAIILIWLLRKLRV from the coding sequence ATGGGATTAATACTTTGGATATTATTTGGACTCATCGTTGGTTGGATAGCCAACACAATTATGGATGTTCATGGAAAAGGTTTTTTTAAAAATTTAATTATTGGTTTGATTGGTTCGGCAATTGGTGGATGGATTGGAGATTTAATTGATTTTGGGCCAATAGGCACTTTTACATTATCAGGTTTTATTTTTGCTGTCATTGGCGCTATAATTCTGATTTGGCTTTTAAGAAAACTTAGGGTATAA
- a CDS encoding TetR/AcrR family transcriptional regulator has protein sequence MNEKKRIHILETAMRLFNLYGFDATPTSKIAKKAKISVGTLFNYFPTKAELIQSIYVEIKIHSRKRYLEELNKNQSNEENILSMWTAVIHWGIHYPEEFKYLEMFSTSPYIHNFGNDETLDTYSKFKETLLKAIDLNHLCINHPAYLLLYIDNALHAATRYLIHHKELIDQEAFIKESFELLWYGLTPKK, from the coding sequence ATGAACGAAAAGAAAAGAATCCACATATTAGAAACTGCCATGAGGTTATTTAATCTTTATGGATTCGATGCTACACCCACATCTAAAATAGCTAAGAAGGCAAAAATATCCGTGGGAACATTATTTAATTACTTTCCAACAAAAGCTGAATTAATTCAATCCATCTATGTAGAAATAAAGATTCATTCTAGAAAACGATATTTAGAAGAACTCAATAAAAATCAAAGTAATGAGGAAAACATATTGTCAATGTGGACAGCTGTTATCCACTGGGGAATACATTATCCTGAAGAGTTTAAGTATTTAGAAATGTTTTCAACTTCTCCTTATATTCACAATTTTGGTAACGATGAAACATTAGATACTTATTCTAAATTCAAGGAGACCCTATTAAAAGCAATTGATTTAAATCACCTATGCATCAATCATCCAGCTTATTTACTTTTATATATAGATAATGCTTTGCATGCAGCAACAAGATATTTAATCCATCACAAAGAACTCATAGATCAAGAAGCTTTTATTAAAGAATCATTTGAACTATTATGGTATGGATTAACTCCAAAAAAATAA
- a CDS encoding cation:proton antiporter, with protein MNRREVLKMYLLSVASSGDAPKLIVYVGLIILLGLLFGRLAEMVKVPAITGYLVAGLFLGPILKIVDMESIRSLSFISDIALGFIAFQVGNELWMGKLKKSGMKIIIITIVQAVLTSLFVILLAMLFIDLSVALILGAIAAATAPAPIMMIVKKYRTKGELTNTVLPVVGLDDAVGVILFGILLSIGMTMMNTNAASLSFIEMMTEPLIELGISVALGLSIGLISGLAIKTISPDKERQEKNLIVVTVTVLITTGASLYLGASPILTPMIAGAIVTNMINKDCYVLEERTIRFFVPPIMIAFFTIAGASLQFDVILAAGAVGIMYIIGRTIGKIFGSYLGTAMVKASPNVRKYLGTALLPQSGVAIGLSIAAFNAIAPIRMDFALTIQNVVLAAVLVFELIGPVLVKIAFEKAGESQEYNERLIEEKEERIKLKKVTQS; from the coding sequence ATGAATAGAAGGGAAGTTTTAAAAATGTATTTATTATCAGTTGCGTCTTCGGGAGATGCACCAAAGCTTATTGTTTATGTTGGTTTAATTATATTGTTAGGTTTACTTTTTGGCCGTTTAGCTGAAATGGTTAAGGTTCCAGCTATTACAGGTTACCTAGTTGCTGGATTGTTTTTAGGGCCTATCTTAAAAATAGTTGACATGGAATCAATTAGATCATTATCTTTTATTTCTGATATTGCTTTAGGGTTTATAGCCTTTCAAGTTGGAAATGAGTTATGGATGGGTAAACTAAAAAAATCAGGAATGAAAATAATTATAATTACAATTGTGCAAGCTGTTTTAACATCATTATTTGTAATTTTATTAGCCATGTTGTTTATTGATTTATCTGTGGCGTTAATATTAGGTGCCATTGCGGCAGCGACTGCACCAGCGCCTATAATGATGATTGTAAAGAAGTATAGAACTAAGGGAGAATTGACAAACACTGTATTGCCAGTTGTTGGCTTAGATGATGCTGTTGGGGTAATCTTATTTGGAATTTTATTATCAATAGGAATGACAATGATGAACACAAATGCAGCTTCATTATCATTTATAGAGATGATGACTGAACCTTTAATTGAGTTAGGAATTTCAGTAGCATTAGGTTTATCAATTGGACTCATTTCAGGTTTAGCTATTAAGACAATTTCTCCAGATAAAGAAAGACAAGAGAAAAATTTAATTGTTGTAACAGTTACAGTATTAATTACAACAGGTGCTTCACTTTACTTAGGAGCTTCTCCGATTTTAACGCCTATGATTGCTGGTGCAATTGTTACTAATATGATTAATAAGGATTGTTATGTTTTAGAAGAAAGAACCATTAGATTCTTCGTGCCACCAATCATGATTGCATTTTTCACCATTGCAGGAGCCTCATTACAATTTGATGTTATATTAGCTGCTGGCGCTGTTGGTATTATGTATATTATTGGACGCACCATTGGAAAAATATTTGGTTCTTACTTAGGAACAGCCATGGTAAAAGCAAGTCCAAATGTAAGAAAGTATTTAGGTACCGCTTTATTACCACAAAGTGGTGTAGCAATTGGTTTGAGTATAGCAGCTTTTAATGCAATAGCTCCTATTAGAATGGATTTTGCATTAACCATTCAAAATGTAGTCTTAGCTGCCGTCTTAGTATTTGAATTAATTGGTCCTGTTTTAGTTAAAATTGCTTTTGAAAAAGCTGGAGAATCTCAAGAATATAACGAAAGACTTATAGAAGAAAAAGAAGAAAGAATTAAACTTAAGAAGGTAACTCAGTCATAA
- a CDS encoding alpha/beta hydrolase family protein — translation MKKVEMNDFYKFNFLGNLKSSPKNTVAAWIQSKPIEEENEYHHDLYVLQNQKVDKVKSLKTNFDYIFIDENCMLIDYQKNNQERNQLKEKYKKTFYYYYLNEKKLEKAFVLNVPFKLEKLIDSERILLSAQLKVEDHILYEGSELARDEYIKSIKKNKVYEDINEIPYYFNGRGFSSGQNKQLFVYHIKSKQIKRLFEPAFSVDIFTLSQDNKSLYFTGKYAEKVKTFTSKIYQLILQSNKIDVLYNHLDYRIEKILDLNSIVVVASDMIPYGINQNSKFYRLEHGQLVLLNDYQDSIGNSIGSDCRLLASSQSFIEGNQWYFMSTVNDHSQLLTIDEHGQLNTLYTMEGSIDGIIMNQNRILMIGMKEQNLQEIYSFSGNTISPLTSVNKNPFKNKYVAKPKEVILKKEGFDIHGFVLLPQGFNPNIKYPMILDIHGGPKTVYGKIYYHEMQVWANQGFVVAFCNPRGSDGKGNEFADIRGKYGTIDYADIMEFTDQVLVEYTNIDQSRLYVTGGSYGGFMTNWILGHSHRFKAAASQRSISNWISFYGTSDIGYYFASDQTAGHPILDFDQLYEQSPIKYAMNVQTPLLFIHSDEDYRCPIEQAQQFYAILKTRAIDTKLIWFKGENHELSRSGKPQGRIKRLNEISQWFESH, via the coding sequence ATGAAAAAAGTTGAAATGAATGATTTTTATAAATTTAATTTTCTAGGCAATTTGAAATCATCACCTAAAAACACAGTAGCAGCTTGGATTCAATCAAAACCAATAGAAGAAGAAAATGAGTACCATCACGACTTATATGTTCTTCAAAATCAAAAAGTGGATAAAGTAAAATCTTTAAAAACTAATTTTGACTATATATTTATTGATGAGAATTGTATGTTGATTGATTATCAAAAGAATAATCAAGAAAGAAATCAATTAAAAGAAAAGTACAAAAAGACATTTTATTATTATTACTTAAATGAAAAGAAACTAGAAAAAGCATTTGTATTAAACGTACCATTTAAATTAGAAAAACTTATAGATTCTGAACGTATTTTGTTATCTGCTCAGTTAAAAGTAGAAGATCATATCTTATATGAAGGTTCTGAATTGGCAAGAGATGAATATATAAAATCAATTAAAAAAAATAAAGTGTATGAGGATATTAACGAAATTCCCTATTATTTTAATGGTAGAGGGTTTTCAAGTGGGCAAAATAAGCAATTATTTGTTTATCATATAAAAAGCAAACAAATTAAGCGCCTATTTGAGCCAGCTTTTTCAGTTGATATCTTTACTTTATCTCAAGATAATAAATCACTTTATTTTACTGGGAAATATGCCGAAAAAGTTAAAACATTTACTTCAAAAATTTACCAACTTATTCTTCAATCAAACAAAATTGATGTCTTATACAATCATCTTGATTATAGGATAGAGAAAATATTAGATTTGAATTCAATTGTCGTTGTGGCTAGCGATATGATTCCTTATGGTATAAATCAAAATTCAAAGTTTTATAGGCTTGAACACGGACAATTAGTGCTTTTGAATGACTATCAAGATTCAATTGGAAACTCTATAGGGTCAGATTGTCGTTTGCTTGCTAGTTCACAATCTTTTATTGAAGGTAATCAGTGGTATTTTATGAGCACGGTCAATGATCATAGCCAACTCTTAACCATAGATGAACATGGTCAATTAAATACTCTTTATACAATGGAAGGTTCTATTGATGGTATTATAATGAATCAAAATAGAATTTTGATGATTGGCATGAAAGAACAAAATCTACAAGAAATATATTCTTTTTCAGGCAATACTATTTCTCCTTTAACATCTGTCAATAAAAATCCATTTAAAAATAAATATGTTGCTAAGCCAAAAGAGGTTATTCTTAAGAAAGAAGGCTTTGATATTCATGGCTTTGTTCTTTTACCTCAAGGTTTTAATCCAAATATTAAATACCCTATGATTTTAGACATTCATGGTGGTCCTAAAACTGTCTATGGTAAAATATATTATCATGAGATGCAAGTATGGGCAAATCAAGGATTTGTTGTTGCTTTCTGTAATCCTAGAGGCTCAGATGGCAAAGGTAATGAATTTGCTGATATTAGGGGAAAATACGGAACAATTGATTATGCTGATATTATGGAATTCACAGACCAAGTTTTGGTTGAGTATACTAATATTGATCAATCTAGATTATATGTTACAGGTGGCTCATATGGTGGTTTTATGACCAATTGGATACTTGGACATAGCCATAGATTCAAAGCAGCTGCTAGTCAAAGGTCAATATCTAATTGGATATCGTTTTATGGTACATCTGATATAGGGTATTATTTTGCTAGTGATCAAACTGCAGGACATCCTATATTAGATTTTGATCAATTATATGAACAATCGCCAATTAAGTATGCAATGAATGTTCAAACACCTTTGTTGTTTATTCATTCAGATGAAGATTATCGCTGCCCTATTGAGCAAGCCCAACAATTTTATGCAATACTAAAGACTAGAGCTATAGATACAAAATTGATATGGTTTAAAGGTGAAAATCATGAGTTATCAAGAAGTGGAAAACCTCAAGGGAGAATCAAGAGGCTAAATGAAATTAGTCAGTGGTTTGAATCACATTAA
- a CDS encoding MFS transporter gives MKQEYVYYMIRALTGLTFHMMFTAAGLYRIDIAQMEIYQLILIGTALEIAIFIFEVPTGIIADLKSRKLSIVIGMFVISIGILIEPLTPIFIVIFISQVIFGFGYTFISGALDSWISDETEIASLEKIIITGSQFYKLTSVIGIVLAALIGMINIKYPLYLSSFIFLFLGLFSLIFMKEVKFKKDVKIGSFYKKYYGQLMKGFSHIKNHKILRIMFVIMLFYGLFSEGIDRTYELHILDGLNFRTIWNIPAIWTLSIVSGLVAIAGYIMLYVVKKRINQGNLIYIWSLNFTVMMIVGIIIFAYAPRVYFALFGYIFFSVSREATHPLLNSILLKNTPSKIKATVLSSFGQLDAIGQLLSGGLMVLISFWLNIKGLYLVTALLLVVPLISFIKLINQKHHERSNYETS, from the coding sequence ATGAAACAAGAATATGTTTATTATATGATTAGAGCTCTAACTGGTTTAACATTTCATATGATGTTTACTGCTGCTGGGCTTTATAGAATTGATATTGCACAGATGGAAATTTATCAACTAATACTTATTGGAACAGCATTAGAAATAGCTATTTTTATATTTGAAGTTCCGACAGGTATAATTGCAGACTTAAAAAGTAGAAAACTATCAATAGTTATTGGTATGTTTGTTATTTCTATTGGTATCTTGATAGAACCCTTAACACCTATTTTTATTGTAATTTTTATATCTCAAGTCATTTTTGGTTTTGGCTATACTTTCATTAGTGGAGCATTAGATTCATGGATATCTGATGAAACAGAAATCGCTTCTTTAGAGAAAATAATTATTACAGGCTCACAATTTTACAAGTTAACATCGGTCATAGGAATCGTATTAGCTGCTTTAATAGGTATGATTAATATTAAATATCCCTTATATTTATCCTCTTTTATTTTCTTATTTTTAGGACTATTCAGCCTAATATTTATGAAGGAAGTGAAATTTAAGAAGGATGTTAAGATAGGAAGTTTCTATAAAAAATATTATGGGCAATTAATGAAAGGTTTTTCTCACATAAAAAACCATAAAATATTGAGAATAATGTTTGTAATTATGTTATTTTATGGGCTTTTTAGTGAAGGTATTGATAGAACTTATGAACTACATATATTAGATGGATTAAATTTTAGAACTATTTGGAATATTCCTGCTATTTGGACCTTATCAATAGTAAGTGGGTTGGTTGCTATAGCAGGATATATCATGTTATATGTTGTAAAAAAGAGAATAAATCAAGGTAATCTTATCTACATATGGTCACTCAATTTCACAGTGATGATGATCGTTGGTATTATCATATTTGCATATGCTCCAAGAGTCTATTTTGCCTTATTCGGATATATTTTCTTTTCTGTATCAAGAGAAGCAACACATCCTTTACTTAACTCAATATTATTGAAAAATACACCATCAAAAATAAAAGCCACAGTTCTTTCAAGTTTTGGGCAGCTAGATGCGATTGGACAATTATTGTCTGGTGGATTGATGGTTTTGATAAGTTTTTGGTTGAATATCAAAGGTTTATATTTAGTGACAGCATTACTGTTGGTGGTACCATTGATATCCTTTATAAAATTAATCAATCAAAAACATCATGAAAGGAGCAATTATGAAACAAGTTAA